In Cotesia glomerata isolate CgM1 linkage group LG8, MPM_Cglom_v2.3, whole genome shotgun sequence, the sequence ttttgtaaaaaatacttttatgttgaaaaaaaaattatttttttatactaaaattaatgaaaattaatttagtagatttttactaaatttaataaataagattttgccaacaaaaatttagaaaaaaaaatttgacatttagaaaatttaaaaaattaaaaatgcaatttatttttccaaaaaaattattaaaattaatttagcagataattgataatttttaacaaataaattaaataaaaaattgacatctagaaattaaaaaatgcaatttttttttggactaaatttgtttgttaaataaaattaaaaaattgtcaagaattagtgtcaaaattattaaaataatttttttttttaataatttgaacaaaaaataaaagaaactttaaaaaattaaaaatgcaatttatttttccaaaaaaatttgttaaaaaaaattaaaaaattggcaattaatataaataaaattaacagataTCTGTATAACATTAAAGCTagcaattatttgaaaattttttaattttatttaatagttaaattttttttttaattattttttaaaaattgcatttttaattattttaaatttctacgtcgatttttttttctggtaatttatttctttaaaaaattgtcaaataactagtactttaattttcatgatctgtcaatttttagacttttttaagaactaaattattatgaaaaaatattaataaaaaaatttagttatttttttttttttttaaattttttgcaataaaaattttcaaaattattagatgTCTTGATTTTAgtgtcaaaattatttaaaataattttttttcaataaaatttttaaataaattaaaagaaactttttaagtaattttttaaatcttaataaagaattgagtttttaatttttaataaaatttatgacaaaaaaaaatttaagtcctgacaaaagaaattttttacatttaaaaaaaaaataaattttaatttcaaaagattttttttattaattattttttaagtgattaaaaaaataaaatttttataattttataaaattaaattgagaaaaaactaaaaatttatgttaaaaatgaaacatTGTGAAATAACAATTGAaggaaaatttagaaatattattttattaaaaaaataaatgattttaaattacaaaaaaatttttctgaatgTATCTTGAAGAGCTTCTTTATTAAAGTTGCTAgaataaaattcatcaaattgaatttcagtATTCAAGTGATCGAACTTGAAATCTTTGCCTTGAATTCCAATAAAAGACGAAGCAGAAGTATCGTCTGTAGCTTCTAGTTGACTAGATTTAGTAACGCGTACGAGATCCATTTCTTTTTCCAACAGCGATTTAATATCGGAGCTGGACTTGGCTGTCTTTTGCTCTTGTTTGTTGCAAAGAATCAACAATGGTACCTTTTGGATTGTTGAGTCTGATAGTAAATTGTACAAAAATCTGAAAAGacaattcaatatttattaattactagtAATAAGTATTAGTATTTGTttatagtatttatttataacttactCAGTAACATCACGTATATCATTTTTGATAGTGACAGagtcaataataaatactatGCCAACCGCAGATGTTTTGtatttgtctaaaaatttgtatcttAAACGTTCATGGCCAGgtatatcaattatttgaagACTTCgctgtcaaaaaaaaattttattaatatatttatatgcttaaaaaaatatttttacttaataactatactaataaacaatatactatttttttttttggcagatttcatagaaatcaatcttttgcattaaaagttaattaaaaaattcatatatgggtaattttctgtaaggatgttttttactgtcccaggcattttttttataagaaaaattgttattttgttactaaaaaaaatttattacgaaagtaaaaaaacatttctatttggagcattgaaaactaaaatgaaataaattttggtttttttgctataaattcgtaaaccaccgaaataacagtcccctgggctgtcccattcccaaaattaaaactttaacattaaattttaagttattcgtccatatggtccataatgtttataaacttaattagttaactaacaatcttcttcaataaaaagtaccaaaaattaatttgtttcattaaattcattaaaccaaagtttgtcccaggaattttaagaacagtcccctgccagaagttcaaagccaaaaaaaaaatccagcgtgttattttaccttttgtaaggttcataaggacctaactagccttgagtgaataaccatagggctgttagcgctttatcagcattttatttagtgtcaaagcaccgtttgtgctggaaatatgtgtctgggccacttaaaaactcagtcccctggcagttatttttatttataatttatttataaaattcgatctataagtcttaatattattctaattaatgtaaacattcattgagaacttgaaaagttgaatgcattgaaatagtttgcttgatttttctcaatttgataaaaaaaaaaaaaaaaaaaacagtcccctggcaaacagtcccctgtcataTTATATgagtgattctctgtaaggatgttttttgctgtcccaggcatttttttttattagaaaaattgttattttgtaactaaaaaaaatttattacgaaagtaaataaacttttctatttggagcattgaaaactaaaatgaaataaattttggtttttttgctataaatttgtaaaccaccgaaataacagtcctCTGGACTGTCCCatttccaaaattaaaactttaagatgaaattttaagttattcgtccataatatataatttggtccataatgtttataaacttaattagttaactaacaatcttcttcaataaaaagtaccaaaaattaatttgtttcattaaattcattaaaccaaagtttgtcccaggaattttaagaacagtcccctgccagaagttcaaagccaaaaaaaaaatccagcgtgttattttaccttttgtaaggtttataaggacctaactagccttgagtgaataaccatagggctgttagcgctttatcagcattttatttagtgtcaaagcaccgtttgtgctggaaatatgtgtctgggccacttaaaaactcagtcccctggcagttatttttatttataatttatttataaaattcgatctataagtcttaatattatttcaattaatgtaaacattcattgagaacttgaaaagttgaatgcattgcaatagtttgcttgatttttcttaatttgataaaaaaaaaaacagtcccctggcaaacagtcccctgtgatgttatatggcaaaagatacacaaataccgaaaaaacaaaaattaaatcggctgtttatttattatgattaagctgatagttttgtagcccttgttaattttttttctaataaaatcaaaaataatttggtcggacaattttgtacagatttaagacgtccttacagagaatcacccatatacttaaaaaatatttttattcaagaagtaaaataatatactattttttttattttttaaaatagcaataatagtctcaaaaattttttttagctctaaaacattatgaataaaattttttctatacttaatttatattttaagaaatataaaaaaattatcaagtgtcttttaagtttaattttatccaaaattaatcacaaaaaattcaaaaaaaaaaaaaacttacatcttttattttaatctctCCAATATTTTCTTTTGCAGATGTATAAGTCGGAATACATTTATCTTGAACAAATCGAGTAAACACGTAAGTTTTTCCTGCCTCGCACAATCCAGTGAGAAGAATATTCCGTTTTGCTGATTTTCTTCTCTGCCAGAATGTgaagaaaactgaaaaaatttatcaattgtaaattataaaactataaaaaaaaaaaaatgtacactCCAAAACTCGAACTGAAAAAGCGCAAAACAAACTTCAAGtgtcttaaatatttaaatacacatgaaaaaatttaagtacaaattaaaattaattttttttttttacataaaaaataattaatttatgatatgTACTCTTTTTTGTACTACatgtattattataatgttttatgtgcgtattttttattattaattttacttatgtTTTATAATTACTGTAAATACTATGAAATACGTttgttttaagtaataaaatttgtaaataaatttttagatgaatttttatttttttttaaagaattataaataaaaataattacccagAGTGAATATTATTACCGCAACAGCGATTATAATTCCAATGAATTGGGAAAATCCATCAGTTTCATTTAACAACTCGCTTGAGTCttccataattattatttaaaaaatattaatattataatttacgaTGAAACagctgtatttttttttagtgataaataataaatgtaacatGTAACTGTCTTTACTGTCCATGTGGATGAAAGTTGGAActaccaaaataaaaatagagactattaaatttactatagtaaatttaaggaaaaaaaaattactagctACTTGTATagtgaagttagctgacagctgtcaaattttttaaatgaggAGGTTCGAgtgaatctaatgtaaaaaataatttccaactttgagctttgaaattaagtaaacgtataaataaatacgtggTTTatttaatcccaaaatttaaaaaagattcaccgtttagttacttagatattaaattttaaaaatcacatattttatctccttatacacgggctcttattacggacaaacgttttgtcgagactttaattatttttttcaatattaacctcccaactttaacggataaaaaactatacacaagaaacttggattattgcaaaatataaaaacaatttaataataatacattaccgatataatttttgaaatatttaaagtcaaattttatgtttgtaactggtttatcgtcagccatttattcgaataaagatttgacaacatcgcgtcaacagctgagaaaaaacaaaaggatagaaatatagttacagagagagaaatgtttaactcacactcatccacgtctcaggttatgggtataatcaagcgcgctattgccaaatctgtttatttattccggcaagtaataaataccaaagtcattttattactctactttattaaataagtaaaaatcatcaatattaaattgtttaaattattttaaattaaaataaagaattttgacgaatattgggaaggctaaaattaaaaaaaaattttaacattaggaagttttaaaaattttactactttGCGTGAATCTTCTTAAGGAGGTTCGAGTGAGTCTAatgtagaaaataatttccaactttgagctttgaaattaagtatccgtataaataaatacgtaatttatctaatcccaaaatttaaaaaagattcaccgtttagttacttagatattcaattttaaaaatcacatattttatctccttaaacacgggctcttattacggacaaacgttttgtcgagactttaattatttttttcaatattaacctcccaactttaacggataaaaaactatacacaagaaacttggattattgcaaaat encodes:
- the LOC123271061 gene encoding signal recognition particle receptor subunit beta, whose product is MEDSSELLNETDGFSQFIGIIIAVAVIIFTLVFFTFWQRRKSAKRNILLTGLCEAGKTYVFTRFVQDKCIPTYTSAKENIGEIKIKDRSLQIIDIPGHERLRYKFLDKYKTSAVGIVFIIDSVTIKNDIRDVTEFLYNLLSDSTIQKVPLLILCNKQEQKTAKSSSDIKSLLEKEMDLVRVTKSSQLEATDDTSASSFIGIQGKDFKFDHLNTEIQFDEFYSSNFNKEALQDTFRKIFL